A single region of the Brachypodium distachyon strain Bd21 chromosome 3, Brachypodium_distachyon_v3.0, whole genome shotgun sequence genome encodes:
- the LOC100821505 gene encoding premnaspirodiene oxygenase has product MEQATYYYLFLALLLPLLLKLLTKKNDGNKRLRLPPGPWRLPVIGSMHHLAKDPLTHRVMADLARRLDAPLMYLKLGEVPVIVATSPEAARDVMRTHDVLLATRPWSPTIKIMMADGQGLVFARYGAAWRQIRKICILELLSARRVASFRAVREDEASRLVSAVSADAAVKASVNVSERIAVLITDSAVRAMIGDRFERREEFLQALEEGLKIVTGFSLGDLFPSSRLAGLVGGTARLARENHRKCSELMDYAIKQHEDRIKANANGAGDGGGEEDLVGVLLRIQKEGGLDEPLTMGMIKAVILDLFSAGSETSATTLQWAMSELMRNPEVMRKAQAEVRDKLQGKPKVTEDDLGELKYMRLVIKETLRLHPAAPLLIPREAMEQCQILGYDVPKGATVMVNAWAIGRDPKHWEEPEDFRPERFESGLVDFKGTDFQYVPFGAGRRMCPGMAFAQASMEIVLAALLYHFDWELPGGAKPAELDMTEEMGITVRRKHDLCLNAVVRVPPAC; this is encoded by the exons ATGGAGCAAGCAACGTACTACTACCTCTTCctggccctcctcctccctctccttctgAAGCTGCTGACCAAGAAGAACGACGGCAACAAGCGTCTGCGGCTGCCGCCGGGCCCGTGGCGGCTGCCGGTGATCGGCAGCATGCACCACCTGGCCAAGGACCCTCTGACGCACCGCGTGATGGCGGACCTGGCGCGGCGGCTGGACGCGCCGCTCATGTACCTGAAGCTGGGCGAGGTCCCCGTGATCGTGGCCACGTCGCCGGAGGCCGCCCGCGACGTGATGCGCACCCACGACGTGCTCCTGGCGACGCGGCCATGGAGCCCCACGATCAAGATCATGATGGCCGACGGCCAGGGCCTCGTCTTCGCCCGCTACGGCGCCGCCTGGAGGCAGATCCGCAAGATCTGCATCCTGGAGCTCCTCAGCGCCCGCCGCGTCGCCTCCTTCcgcgccgtccgggaggacgAGGCGTCCCGCCTCGTGTCCGCCGTGtccgcggacgccgccgtgAAGGCGTCGGTGAACGTGAGCGAGCGGATCGCGGTGCTGATCACGGACTCGGCGGTGCGCGCCATGATTGGGGACAGGTTCGAGCGGCGGGAGGAGTTCCTGCAGGCGCTCGAGGAAGGGCTCAAGATCGTCACCGGGTTCAGCCTCGGCGACCTCTTCCCGTCGTCCCGGCTCGCgggcctcgtcggcggcaCCGCCAGGCTCGCCAGGGAGAACCACCGCAAGTGCTCTGAGCTCATGGACTACGCCATCAAGCAGCACGAGGACCGGATCAAGGCGAACGCCAACGGCGccggggacggcggaggagaagaggaccTTGTTGGCGTGCTCTTGAGGATACAGAAGGAAGGCGGCCTCGACGAGCCCCTCACCATGGGGATGATCAAAGCCGTCATCCTC GACCTGTTCAGCGCCGGGAGCGAGACGTCGGCGACGACGCTGCAGTGGGCGATGTCGGAGCTGATGAGGAACCCGGAGGTGATGCGTAAAGCGCAAGCCGAAGTACGCGACAAGCTGCAAGGGAAGCCCAAGGTAACGGAGGACGACCTGGGGGAGCTCAAGTACATGAGGCTGGTGATCAAGGAGACGCTGCGGCTGcacccggcggcgccgctgctcaTCCCGAGGGAGGCCATGGAGCAGTGCCAGATCCTCGGCTACGACGTGCCCAAGGGCGCCACCGTGATGGTGAACGCGTGGGCGATCGGCAGGGACCCCAAGCACTGGGAGGAGCCCGAGGACTTCAGGCCGGAGAGGTTCGAGTCGGGGCTGGTGGACTTCAAGGGGACGGATTTCCAGTACGTGCCGTTCGGGGCTGGCCGGAGGATGTGCCCCGGGATGGCGTTCGCGCAGGCGAGCATGGAGATCGTGCTCGCCGCGCTGCTGTACCATTTTGACTGGGAGCTCCCCGGTGGCGCCAAGCCGGCGGAGCTGGACATGACGGAGGAGATGGGGATCACCGTCCGCCGGAAGCACGACCTGTGCCTGAACGCCGTCGTCCGCGTGCCACCGGCTTGTTGA